TGGCTGACCTGATGCTGTGGGCCAGGGCTGACGACAGGTGGGCTTAGAGGGCTTTGGTGGGGGTGCTGTGGGGCCACTCATCATCCCTCTCTTCCATAGCTGTCCACTGCCAAAGAGATCATCCAGCATTTTGAAGGCTGCCCCGCGGACCTAGTGGTGTGTGACGGGGCTCCTGATGGTAAACAGCAGGGACTGGGCGGCCAGGCAGGGGGTCGTTTGCATGTTCCTCTCTGTATGTCCCACCTCTGTCGGCTTCTTTTATTGCCTCTCCCCTGCACTGTCAGCTGTTCCCACATCTGGCAACTTCTCCCTACCTGTTTCCTGTTCTCTGCCTTCTACTATTTTGGTTTTGTCCAACCTTTTGTCATCTCTCTGCAACTGTTCCGTTActgttcacttcttttttttttttttaagtcagccatctatctatccattcagcacatttactgagcatctgttgtgtgtcaggcactgttatACATGTTGGGAGGATAACATGAATAAAATTCTACTATTCTCTGACCTCAGAGAGCTGGTGTTCTAGTGGGAgcagacagaaaagaaacaaatgattgAACTGTATAGCATGTCAAAAAGTGATAGGCACCatggggaaataatgaaaatgagagggagggagggaatacCTGGAGGAATTTTAAGTAAAGTGGAGAAGGCCTCACTGCCTTTAGCATAGAGACCAGAAGCAGGCAAGGGAGTGGGCTAGGGCATATCTGGATAAAGAGCAATCCAGGTAAGGTGATTGGCACATACAAAGGACTTGAGGTAGGAGGGTGAAGAGCGAGATCACTGTGGCTGGCTCAGAGTAAGCAAGTGTGAGAGTGGTAGGAGGTAAGGTCAGTGAGGTGGTGGGAATCAGATCCTCAGGTGGATCTTTCTGGGCCACAGTGGTGTCTTTGGCTCCTTCACTAAGACAAGAGCATGGCGAAAGCCATGGGATGGTTGTGAGCAGAGGAAGGCCGTGCCTGATGTGTGTCTTGACAGGATCCCTCTGGCTGCTGTGAGCAGTGTGAGGGCTGAGACCTGGGGAGGGGAGGCCGCTGTAGTCATCCAGGTGAGTGGCGATGGTGGTGGAGACGAGTAGAGGAGATCTTTTGAAAGAGTTGAGAAAGTTTGCTAATGGCTTAAATGTGGGTGTGAGAAGAGAGTGGAAGGGGTGTGTGTATCAAAGGTAACTACCTTGAAAGTTTtggcttgaacaactggaaggatCGGGTGAGATGGGGAAAATGATGGGAGGAGCAAGTTCCGGCAAGAAGGTCAAGAGTTTGTTTTTGGATGTGTTGCATCTGATGTTCGTTCTGATCTGAATCTGGACTGGAGATAGAAGAAATAATACTCGTGCCTAAGATTGTTTTGAGATTGAAAATTAGTGTCTTAGGGTTAAGAGCTCAGAATATGCATCCAGTTGGCAGATGTAGTCATTTGCATGCAGAACCTTAGCAGTAAGAGAGCTTGGTAAATGTTTTTAGCGCTCTAACCTCTCTGGGACAGGAAGATAGCTAGACTGTATGGCCCCCTAATGCTGTTCCTCTTGCCACAGTAACCGGCCTCCACGATGTTGATGAGTATATGCAGGCCCAGCTCCTCCTAGCTGTGAGTAACCCTGGCTGTCCCTACCTCAGTTTGGCCCCCTCCTGGCTGGCTCTACCTCAGCCTTAGCCATCTGTCCTGCCCATAGGCTCTGAACATTGCTACACACGTCTTGAAGCCAGGGGGCTGCTTTGTGGCTAAGGTAAGTCTCAGGGAACCTGGTAGGGGGTAGAGAGGAGTCTCCAAAGGTCATCCTCATGCCTCCATCTCTGCCTCCCCACCCTGCAGATCTTCCGAGGCCGGGATGTGACACTGATCTATAGCCAGCTGCGTGTCTTCTTCTCCAGCGTGCTCTGTGCCAAGCCCAGAAGCAGCCGGAACTCCAGCATTGGTCAGTGGGGtggaggggctgggcaggggcttCGAATCTCAGGGACCCATCTCCCACATGCAGTGGAGGCAGCAGCTGCCCCTCACTCCACCTTCTCCCCGTAGAGGCCTTTGCTGTCTGTAAGGGTTACGACCCCCCTGAGGGCTTCCTGCCGGACCTGACCAAACCCCTGCTGGACCACTCTTATGGTGAGAGCCCTGGGCCCCATCCCTGGGGAGAGTCTGTCTGCCAGTGAAATTTTATGTCCCAGGAGGGCCCTTAGCCCCATGCGCGGCTGAAACCCTGCCCCTTAAGGGAATGCTGTCCCAAAAGGATCCTCAGCCccaccctctggaaattccaccCCTGTAGGGATATTTTGATCTAGGAGGATCTTTGGCTTAGTTCCCTAGTGATGACTCTTAGACCTGGTGAAAGTTCTGAGTCCTACCCCAAGGGACACTCCACCTGCCTAAGGAGTTTCTAGCCTAGGAAGACTCAGTCACACCCCCAAGTAGAAACCCCACCTCTGTGTGGGAATTTTGTCCTGTGAGGGCCTTCAGCCTGGCCCCTAGAGGGAAAAAGCACAGGGCTGCTCTTGTGTCAAGCATGCTTGAGTGAGACAAAGTCCAGGCAGCATATGGCAGGTGGCTATAAGTGCAGTGGGAGAAAAGCAGGTTGGGGAGGGCTGTTTTAGAATGGGTGatcatggagggcttccctgaggagGTGATCTGAACCAAATGAAGGATTTCTGGTGCAGGAGTGTAAAGAGTAGCTGGTGGATATGTGAGGGAGGCCTCCGTACCCATCTCGGGTGCAGCCTGAGTCACAGCTGACCCCAGACACCCTGGCCCTGTCTTGTCTCATCTATCCCTGCTTGTCAGATCCAGATTTCAACCAGTTGGATGGCCCCACCCGCATCATTGTGCCATTTGTGACCTGTGGGGACCTGAGCGCCTATGATTCAGACCGCAGTTACCCACTGGACGTAAGTGCCCTGCCAACAGTGGGTTGGATGGGGGGTGCTGTCCTCTGTTCCCAGGTCCTCACCATCCCTCCCAATGTGTGTCCCTGCAGCTAGAGGACGGCTCAGAATACAAGTACACACCACCCACGCAGCCCCCCATCTCACCACCCTACCAGGAGGCCTGCGCATTGAAGAAGAAGGGGCAGCTGGCCAAGGAGATCTGCCCCCAGGACTGCCCCATGAGCACAGTGGACATGTTGCCCCAGTCCCTGGCCACTCCACAGCGCTACACCCTGCAGATCTCTGAGGTCTGAAAACATGGACTCAGTGCCCACAGTGACCCACTCCTCGTGTGCTGCTTTCTGCCCCAAATTGTGTGGTATCTGGGACAAACTTCTGTTTCCTAACTCCCAATAGCTATAAAAATCAATGGGTAAAACCAAGTATAGTGAGCAGAAAAGCTTAACCAAATATCtgagtctttcttctttttcttgggtaggTGGAAGACAGTGGAGTGAATTGCTCGTCTTAGCACGTGAAGGTAAATTTGCCTTTTTAATCTAAGAATTTGAGTAAACAGCACCTTTAAGAAAAAACTgagtaaaattttactttttgaaatttttacatCAACTGGTAAGATTTCAGTCAGCAGACCTTTACTAAAACTCCTGCTGTTATGTGCCAGGAACTGCCTTAATGATTTTACACATTGAGgtactcagtaaacatttattgaatacatgCTGTGTGCTGGGCATTGCTCTAGATTTGAAGATGGAGCAGGGAACAAAACAGGCAGATACCCTGGCCCTCAGAGCTTCTAGTTTAGGAAAGAGGTAATAATTCACAATCTAAATGCAGGAGTTTCCAACCACACATACACGTATTATTTATCTTGCTCTCTCTATGTCCAcccatatgtatataatatgtaaaagTAACCTGGggtatgaaaaaattttaaagcaaggtAAAgagataagggcttcccagatggtgctagaggtaaagaacccacttgccgatacagaagacataagagacacaggtttgatcctgggtcaggaagatcccctggatcttggcaacccactccagtattcttgcctggagaatcccatggacagaggagcctggtgggctacagtccatagggtcataacaagtcagacacaaatgaagagacttagcacatagcacacaAGAGATCAAGAATTCTAGGGTCTGGCAGTTTGCAGTTTTTAAGATGGTTACCATGGAAGGTCTCACTAAGGTGAtgtttgagcagagacctgaaggagATGAGGGAGGGAATCCATGTATTAATCTAGGTAAGAACATTCTAGGGAGAGGAAATAgcaaatgcaaaggccctgaggaggAATGGTGGGGGAGCAGTGAGGAGCCAGTTTGCCTGGAACAGTCTGGGCTAAACCTGTCAGTGCTGGAGGGCTTCTCATCCTCAGGACACCACTTTAGAGGACATCCCCGTCTGACAGTGGCTTTTCAGTTTATTCAGACCAAGTTTaccattaaaataagtaaaaaagacaccttaaaaaaatgaaatggcagATCACAGtgggaaaagatatttataaTCTGTACATGTATAGTATCCATGATATTTAAAAAGCTGCtataaatcaataaggaaaagaaaatatgagaatgcccagtaagtacatgaaaagctgctcttcagagaaatgcaagccaAAACTAAAAAGATTAACAATACTAAGTATCTGAAAGGACTTGCAGCATTGGAACCCTTGTATATACCAAAGGCAG
This genomic window from Capra hircus breed San Clemente unplaced genomic scaffold, ASM170441v1, whole genome shotgun sequence contains:
- the FTSJ1 gene encoding putative tRNA (cytidine(32)/guanosine(34)-2'-O)-methyltransferase isoform X1, which codes for MGRTSKDKRDVYYRLAKENGWRARSAFKLLQLDEEFQLFQGVTRAVDLCAAPGSWSQVLSQKIGGQGSGHVVAVDLQAMAPLPGVLQIQGDITQLSTAKEIIQHFEGCPADLVVCDGAPDVTGLHDVDEYMQAQLLLAALNIATHVLKPGGCFVAKIFRGRDVTLIYSQLRVFFSSVLCAKPRSSRNSSIEAFAVCKGYDPPEGFLPDLTKPLLDHSYDPDFNQLDGPTRIIVPFVTCGDLSAYDSDRSYPLDLEDGSEYKYTPPTQPPISPPYQEACALKKKGQLAKEICPQDCPMSTVDMLPQSLATPQRYTLQISEVEDSGVNCSS
- the FTSJ1 gene encoding putative tRNA (cytidine(32)/guanosine(34)-2'-O)-methyltransferase isoform X3, giving the protein MAPLPGVLQIQGDITQLSTAKEIIQHFEGCPADLVVCDGAPDVTGLHDVDEYMQAQLLLAALNIATHVLKPGGCFVAKIFRGRDVTLIYSQLRVFFSSVLCAKPRSSRNSSIEAFAVCKGYDPPEGFLPDLTKPLLDHSYDPDFNQLDGPTRIIVPFVTCGDLSAYDSDRSYPLDLEDGSEYKYTPPTQPPISPPYQEACALKKKGQLAKEICPQDCPMSTVDMLPQSLATPQRYTLQISEVEDSGVNCSS
- the FTSJ1 gene encoding putative tRNA (cytidine(32)/guanosine(34)-2'-O)-methyltransferase isoform X2, with product MGRTSKDKRDVYYRLAKENGWRARSAFKLLQLDEEFQLFQGVTRAVDLCAAPGSWSQVLSQKIGGQGSGHVVAVDLQAMAPLPGVLQIQGDITQLSTAKEIIQHFEGCPADLVVCDGAPDVTGLHDVDEYMQAQLLLAALNIATHVLKPGGCFVAKIFRGRDVTLIYSQLRVFFSSVLCAKPRSSRNSSIEAFAVCKGYDPPEGFLPDLTKPLLDHSYDFNQLDGPTRIIVPFVTCGDLSAYDSDRSYPLDLEDGSEYKYTPPTQPPISPPYQEACALKKKGQLAKEICPQDCPMSTVDMLPQSLATPQRYTLQISEVEDSGVNCSS
- the FTSJ1 gene encoding putative tRNA (cytidine(32)/guanosine(34)-2'-O)-methyltransferase isoform X4, translated to MQAQLLLAALNIATHVLKPGGCFVAKIFRGRDVTLIYSQLRVFFSSVLCAKPRSSRNSSIEAFAVCKGYDPPEGFLPDLTKPLLDHSYDPDFNQLDGPTRIIVPFVTCGDLSAYDSDRSYPLDLEDGSEYKYTPPTQPPISPPYQEACALKKKGQLAKEICPQDCPMSTVDMLPQSLATPQRYTLQISEVEDSGVNCSS